A stretch of the Sphingobacterium thalpophilum genome encodes the following:
- a CDS encoding universal stress protein, giving the protein MKRILLLTDFSENALLAAKQVALCTEAWHTEAVLVYHTYNSVTIVNNEPIVVVNDEVKAAKEKELQEWMEQIKPLFPAQVDLSHRLEDVDLPIGVNELCNAENIDLVALGITGQTGFAKILVGSNAITLMDICNRPMLIVSHKVVPAIPKHVLATTDLKEVDRKLSLFDLDQVLGSFSAQLYVLNVAKRESAAAELAQELNYLHERLDKYKPVYDYISHDDIVTSITEYAREKHIDLILSFHKKQGLLASLFKTSISKKIAWNGAANLLVIPMDSM; this is encoded by the coding sequence ATGAAACGCATTCTCCTTTTAACTGACTTTTCTGAAAATGCCCTGCTGGCGGCAAAGCAAGTGGCTCTATGCACGGAGGCATGGCACACCGAAGCTGTGCTCGTATACCACACTTACAACAGCGTAACCATCGTGAACAACGAACCGATCGTCGTGGTCAATGACGAAGTAAAAGCGGCTAAAGAAAAGGAACTGCAGGAATGGATGGAGCAGATAAAGCCGCTCTTTCCTGCGCAGGTGGATTTATCCCACCGGCTGGAAGATGTCGATCTTCCTATCGGTGTGAATGAGCTCTGTAATGCCGAGAATATCGACCTTGTCGCGCTGGGAATCACCGGCCAGACAGGTTTTGCCAAAATACTGGTGGGCAGCAACGCGATCACCCTGATGGATATCTGCAACAGGCCGATGCTGATCGTCTCCCACAAAGTCGTCCCCGCCATCCCGAAACATGTGCTGGCCACCACAGACCTCAAGGAGGTGGACCGGAAGCTCAGCCTGTTTGACCTGGACCAGGTCCTTGGCAGCTTCTCCGCCCAGCTTTATGTACTGAATGTAGCCAAACGGGAAAGTGCTGCGGCAGAACTGGCACAGGAACTCAACTATCTGCATGAGCGACTGGACAAGTACAAACCGGTCTACGATTATATCAGCCACGACGATATTGTCACCAGCATCACCGAGTACGCCAGGGAAAAGCATATCGACCTGATCCTGTCCTTCCATAAGAAACAGGGACTACTGGCCAGCTTATTTAAAACGAGCATATCCAAAAAGATCGCCTGGAACGGCGCTGCCAACCTGCTGGTGATACCCATGGACAGCATGTAA
- a CDS encoding S41 family peptidase, with amino-acid sequence MNKMPLQQLGRWAAIALIGLSVLSCKKDEPKPDPEPEPTDRTEGQYIKDEIYKYYKLYSLWADESIPDYLKNPAQFTDQWNSANAVLTQLRKLTPRHNAEGYNDGVFDRFSTMTGENDYDINSRAGLKMYNAEGYGISVQWFSVDDGATAQPYISFVEGGSPGAVAGFMRSDIITSVNDDKEDYSVGVTCEGHLCDVIPADEAKFSRLQSSIRFALTGLSLTLEVKRPENKLFKASMSYDDSYVINPIYKDTVFTRSGKHIGYFAYSSFEEIEDNGEDDNKDKTDALFAKFESKQISSLIVDLRYNGGGDVESGIYLANKIGGTKTAGKLMLTYEMNKYMSSDAASSLRKALRIYDTYFTATSGLRLDKVYFLVSEETASAAEMLINVLVPHMDVKIIASGNRTFGKPVGFFEHEIKYNGKTKVSYWPASFLLKNSRGNLGEKYNKGTERNLRDYWDGLVPDIGDLGDDVSVAVGDPGDPMLAAALADAAPTAGTRAALRQASSRSIHMLEQGKISTLPERGMFKRMK; translated from the coding sequence ATGAACAAAATGCCTCTACAGCAGCTGGGACGCTGGGCAGCAATTGCGCTGATCGGGCTTTCCGTACTTTCCTGTAAAAAGGACGAGCCCAAGCCAGACCCCGAGCCGGAGCCGACAGACCGTACCGAAGGTCAATATATTAAGGACGAGATTTACAAGTATTATAAGTTATATTCCCTGTGGGCGGATGAGTCTATTCCGGATTACCTAAAAAACCCGGCGCAGTTTACGGATCAATGGAATTCAGCCAATGCCGTTCTCACTCAGCTCAGAAAATTGACGCCAAGGCATAATGCCGAAGGATACAATGACGGCGTTTTTGATCGTTTCTCCACGATGACGGGCGAGAATGACTACGACATAAACAGCCGGGCTGGCCTGAAAATGTATAATGCGGAAGGGTACGGCATCTCTGTTCAATGGTTTTCCGTCGATGATGGTGCGACGGCACAGCCCTATATTTCATTTGTCGAGGGCGGATCCCCCGGAGCGGTTGCGGGATTCATGCGGTCTGATATCATTACTTCAGTTAATGACGACAAGGAGGATTACTCTGTAGGCGTGACCTGTGAAGGTCATCTATGTGACGTCATACCAGCGGACGAGGCAAAGTTCAGCCGTCTTCAGAGCTCAATCCGATTTGCACTTACCGGCTTAAGTCTTACCCTTGAGGTGAAGCGTCCTGAAAATAAGCTGTTCAAAGCATCTATGAGTTACGATGATTCATACGTCATCAATCCTATCTACAAAGACACCGTGTTTACCCGCAGCGGTAAGCATATCGGATATTTTGCCTATTCCTCTTTTGAAGAGATCGAAGATAATGGAGAAGATGATAATAAAGACAAAACCGATGCATTGTTTGCCAAGTTTGAGAGCAAGCAGATCAGTAGTCTGATTGTGGACCTGCGTTACAACGGTGGAGGGGACGTAGAATCGGGCATTTATCTGGCGAATAAGATCGGAGGAACGAAGACTGCCGGTAAACTCATGCTGACCTATGAGATGAATAAATACATGTCCTCCGATGCAGCTTCTTCCCTTCGTAAGGCACTGCGTATTTACGATACATATTTTACGGCTACAAGTGGATTGAGGCTTGACAAAGTCTATTTTCTGGTCAGTGAGGAGACTGCTTCAGCGGCAGAGATGCTGATCAACGTCCTTGTGCCTCATATGGATGTCAAGATCATTGCTTCGGGAAACCGTACTTTTGGAAAGCCTGTCGGATTTTTTGAGCACGAGATTAAATATAACGGCAAAACAAAGGTCTCTTATTGGCCAGCTTCTTTCCTGCTGAAAAATTCGCGCGGCAATCTGGGTGAAAAATATAACAAGGGTACTGAGCGTAATTTACGTGATTATTGGGATGGCTTGGTACCGGATATAGGTGACCTCGGGGATGATGTGTCCGTGGCTGTGGGCGATCCCGGTGATCCCATGCTGGCGGCTGCTCTGGCAGATGCGGCACCTACTGCCGGTACCAGGGCGGCGCTACGGCAAGCATCCAGCCGCAGTATCCACATGCTGGAACAGGGCAAGATCAGTACACTTCCCGAACGCGGAATGTTTAAACGGATGAAATAA
- a CDS encoding carboxy terminal-processing peptidase: MFRKLIFALFVVSIVSCGSKPRVALPDDGGLKPSTQHQIIAKEVTGLLENASYKKVKMNDSISGIIFDNLIKSLDQGKNYLLQSDIDDFQAYKHNLAQDMRDGDLSSAFYIFNTYSKRYLDRMQYALSEIDKKHDFTKDEYYQPNREKLAWFKTADEANDQWRKRVKYDLLNLETASGKSTDSAKTKQVETLRKRYVNLISQAKKTNANDAFQVVMQALTDAVDPHTSYFNPSFAQAFNEGMANTFEGIGARLMIDNEAVTINEIIPGGPIFKDKTIQVNDKIIGVAQGKDGEFEDIIGWRLDAAVAKIKGPKGTVVRLKIIPAGQPMNAHPRIVSLVREKIVVEEESAKKEIMNVKGADGKMYKVGVINIPKFYMDFDAYRRRDPNYKSTTRDVRMILDTLKQAKVDAVIIDLRFNGGGSLPEAIDLTGLFIDKGPVVQVRDTKNNIDVEEDKNPGVSWDGPLGVIINRFSASASEIFAGAIQDYGRGVILGSQSYGKGTVQSAIDMSRIISPTSRLLLKASGEKDPDTPEGAPQYGQINITLGKFYRVNGSSTQHKGVTPDISFPSQFSAEKFGESSEKSALPWDQIQSSNFKKVADMTGVDKKLEALHEARIKNSLEYKYLKEDIEEAQKDEDTKFPLEFNKFKKEKDDNLRKNRERINALLKLQGKPAWEEGKPQPKMDLDFVKDESAKVMTDYIINFAGKK, encoded by the coding sequence ATGTTTAGAAAACTCATATTTGCACTTTTTGTGGTATCCATTGTCTCCTGTGGCTCTAAGCCCCGGGTAGCGCTTCCGGATGATGGAGGGCTCAAACCGAGCACACAACACCAGATCATCGCCAAAGAAGTGACCGGATTACTGGAAAATGCCAGCTACAAAAAGGTCAAAATGAACGATTCGATATCTGGAATTATCTTCGATAATCTGATCAAGAGCCTAGATCAGGGTAAAAATTATCTGCTCCAATCCGATATCGATGACTTTCAGGCTTATAAACACAACCTTGCCCAGGACATGAGAGATGGCGACCTCTCGTCGGCATTTTATATTTTTAATACCTATTCGAAACGCTACCTGGACCGGATGCAATATGCGCTTTCGGAAATCGACAAGAAACACGATTTCACCAAAGACGAATATTATCAGCCCAACCGTGAAAAATTAGCCTGGTTCAAAACGGCGGACGAGGCCAACGATCAATGGCGCAAACGCGTAAAATATGATCTGCTCAATCTCGAAACGGCCAGTGGCAAGTCGACCGACAGCGCAAAAACCAAACAGGTGGAAACGCTCAGGAAACGCTATGTCAACCTGATCTCCCAGGCCAAGAAAACGAATGCAAATGATGCTTTTCAGGTGGTGATGCAGGCACTGACGGATGCTGTCGACCCGCATACTTCTTACTTCAACCCTTCATTTGCGCAGGCATTCAACGAAGGCATGGCCAATACCTTTGAAGGGATCGGTGCCCGACTGATGATCGACAACGAAGCGGTGACCATCAATGAAATTATTCCCGGCGGGCCGATCTTTAAAGACAAGACCATCCAGGTCAACGATAAAATTATCGGCGTAGCACAGGGCAAGGACGGTGAATTTGAAGACATCATCGGCTGGAGACTGGATGCCGCCGTAGCGAAAATAAAAGGCCCTAAGGGTACTGTGGTACGCCTCAAAATCATTCCGGCAGGCCAGCCGATGAATGCACATCCGCGCATCGTATCGCTGGTACGGGAAAAGATCGTCGTGGAGGAAGAGTCGGCGAAAAAGGAAATCATGAACGTCAAAGGTGCCGACGGCAAAATGTACAAGGTCGGGGTCATTAATATCCCGAAATTTTACATGGACTTTGATGCCTATAGAAGACGTGATCCCAACTATAAAAGCACCACCAGAGATGTGCGCATGATCCTTGATACGCTCAAACAGGCGAAAGTGGATGCCGTAATCATCGACCTGCGCTTCAATGGCGGAGGCTCGCTTCCGGAAGCCATCGACCTCACCGGTCTCTTTATCGACAAAGGTCCTGTGGTACAGGTACGGGATACCAAAAATAATATCGATGTGGAAGAGGATAAGAATCCGGGGGTATCCTGGGATGGCCCGCTGGGCGTGATCATCAACCGCTTCTCAGCTTCGGCTTCAGAGATCTTTGCCGGCGCCATTCAGGACTATGGCCGTGGTGTGATCCTGGGTTCACAAAGTTATGGCAAGGGTACCGTGCAGTCGGCAATAGACATGTCGCGCATCATCAGCCCCACAAGCCGCTTATTGCTGAAAGCATCGGGTGAGAAAGATCCGGATACTCCCGAAGGGGCTCCGCAATATGGACAGATCAACATCACCCTGGGCAAATTCTACCGGGTCAACGGAAGCAGCACCCAGCATAAGGGTGTGACTCCGGACATCAGCTTCCCTTCGCAGTTCTCCGCAGAGAAATTCGGGGAAAGCTCCGAAAAATCAGCCCTGCCATGGGATCAGATCCAGTCGAGCAACTTCAAGAAAGTGGCCGACATGACCGGTGTGGACAAAAAGCTCGAAGCACTGCATGAAGCCCGCATCAAAAACTCACTCGAATACAAATACCTGAAAGAGGATATCGAAGAGGCTCAGAAGGATGAAGACACCAAATTCCCGCTGGAATTTAACAAATTCAAAAAAGAGAAAGACGATAACCTGCGGAAAAACCGCGAGCGCATCAATGCGCTGCTGAAACTCCAGGGCAAACCAGCCTGGGAGGAAGGCAAACCGCAGCCGAAAATGGATCTTGACTTTGTAAAAGACGAAAGTGCCAAAGTGATGACCGATTACATCATCAACTTTGCGGGTAAAAAATAA
- a CDS encoding universal stress protein gives MKNLLLLTDFSDNAYAAAQYAAKLAPLWGIEKVVLYHTYEVVPTVGTEPVVISNAEILEEKQKDLNSWEEDLIQLFPQGIAWKVVLEEYELSYGVNRTCAEEDIDLVVVGTAGKSGFKKLLLGSNTLKLIENCHTPLLVVPAKAEFRIPKKMLIATNLKEVKLKLDRLLVNAAEVLRKSEVYVVHVTKEDPANKAVSAEIETMKAMLASYQPMYSYILTSDIATGINQYINENHIDMMVCFHRDKGMLSRIFNTSIAQKMAWKSQAAMLVISV, from the coding sequence ATGAAGAATCTACTGCTACTAACGGATTTCTCAGACAATGCTTATGCTGCTGCTCAATATGCGGCCAAATTGGCTCCGCTCTGGGGTATAGAAAAAGTGGTGCTTTACCACACCTATGAGGTGGTCCCCACTGTCGGGACAGAGCCTGTCGTGATCAGCAATGCCGAGATACTGGAAGAAAAGCAGAAAGATCTCAATAGCTGGGAGGAAGATCTGATCCAGCTGTTTCCGCAGGGAATCGCCTGGAAGGTGGTACTAGAAGAATATGAACTGAGCTACGGCGTCAACCGCACCTGTGCCGAAGAGGATATCGATCTGGTTGTCGTCGGTACTGCGGGTAAGAGCGGCTTCAAAAAACTGCTGCTGGGCAGCAATACACTGAAGCTGATCGAAAACTGTCATACCCCCTTACTGGTGGTACCAGCTAAGGCTGAATTCCGGATCCCCAAAAAGATGCTGATTGCCACCAACCTCAAGGAGGTGAAACTCAAGCTGGACCGGCTGCTGGTCAACGCCGCAGAAGTACTGCGCAAGAGCGAAGTCTATGTGGTGCATGTGACCAAAGAAGATCCCGCCAACAAAGCCGTCAGTGCCGAGATTGAGACCATGAAAGCGATGCTGGCCAGCTACCAGCCCATGTACAGCTACATCCTCACCTCGGACATCGCTACCGGCATCAACCAGTACATCAACGAAAACCATATCGATATGATGGTCTGCTTTCACCGGGACAAAGGCATGCTCAGCCGCATTTTTAACACCAGTATCGCCCAAAAGATGGCCTGGAAAAGCCAGGCCGCCATGCTCGTTATTTCAGTTTGA
- a CDS encoding tetratricopeptide repeat protein, which produces MMMNYWTLIITVLCLTAGMGGTARAQDAPQDYTGAIKKYDASFRGIGPEVYFLPPPKTEEEIIEDNYSGKKGFSKEIARQLLFQRLLLQLRSTNNVGHFRYLMSPAPADAAAWNNVIEMQKKSENWIAGYALANEAALAAIKNNDSSNASRFLYEALSLANRTDNRDDIATINLNVSNFQLFSGNFAQAEESAQNYHSYATVSKSYLEQANAWLLIALARAGQGNYKAAENNIIRSAIPLFNKAKAYEGKIFAWEMLAEVYFKQNKFTQAQWFLLQARDLANAKKLRSELAEIEYLLAASKQQDGNYKVAVKEFIQAAELASNENNKQLSLAILDKLGEVYLELKDYPSADQTFKAYTQLKNELYN; this is translated from the coding sequence ATGATGATGAACTATTGGACTTTAATAATAACGGTCTTGTGCCTGACCGCCGGAATGGGCGGCACGGCCAGGGCTCAGGATGCTCCGCAGGACTATACGGGAGCGATAAAAAAATACGATGCTTCCTTTCGGGGCATCGGCCCGGAGGTATATTTCCTGCCGCCGCCCAAAACCGAAGAGGAGATCATCGAAGATAACTACTCAGGCAAAAAAGGATTCAGCAAAGAGATCGCCCGGCAGCTGCTGTTCCAGCGGCTATTGCTGCAGCTCCGGAGCACCAACAATGTGGGCCATTTCCGGTATCTGATGAGCCCGGCTCCGGCAGATGCCGCAGCATGGAACAACGTTATCGAAATGCAGAAAAAATCGGAAAACTGGATCGCCGGCTATGCCCTGGCCAATGAGGCGGCTTTAGCTGCGATCAAAAATAACGACAGCAGCAATGCCTCGCGGTTTCTGTATGAAGCGCTGTCGCTGGCCAACCGCACGGACAACAGGGATGATATTGCGACGATCAACCTCAATGTCAGCAACTTTCAGCTGTTCAGCGGCAACTTTGCCCAGGCCGAGGAAAGCGCACAGAATTACCACAGCTATGCCACGGTCAGCAAAAGCTACCTCGAACAGGCAAATGCATGGCTCCTGATCGCCCTGGCGCGTGCCGGACAGGGCAACTATAAGGCCGCCGAAAATAATATCATCCGCAGCGCCATCCCTTTGTTCAACAAGGCGAAAGCCTACGAAGGGAAGATCTTTGCCTGGGAAATGCTGGCTGAGGTCTATTTCAAACAGAACAAGTTCACCCAGGCACAGTGGTTTTTGCTGCAGGCCCGCGACCTCGCCAATGCCAAAAAGCTGCGCAGCGAGCTGGCGGAAATCGAGTACCTGCTGGCGGCCTCCAAGCAGCAGGACGGCAACTACAAGGTGGCCGTCAAAGAGTTTATACAGGCGGCTGAACTGGCCTCTAACGAAAACAACAAACAGCTGTCACTGGCGATACTGGACAAACTGGGCGAAGTGTATCTGGAGCTCAAGGACTATCCCTCGGCCGACCAGACCTTTAAAGCGTATACGCAGCTCAAAAACGAATTGTACAATTGA
- a CDS encoding replication-associated recombination protein A — MATRIPLAERLRPHQLSDYVGQQHIVGPDAVLYHAIQQKNIPSMILWGPPGVGKTSLALLIAKELDRPFFSLSAIQAGVKDIREVIDKAERLMNFNQDQPILFIDEIHRFSKSQQDSLLGAVERGLVTLIGATTENPSFEVISALLSRCQVYVLEHLSEQDLIGLVQKALHEDEYLKKQDITIEEYEALLRLSGGDARKLLNVLELVVNAAILHREPITNAFVLKQVQQNMAIYDKAGEQHYDIISAFIKSIRGSDPNAAVYWLARMIEGGEDPSFIARRLLILASEDIGNANPNALLLANSCFQAVNVIGWPESRIILSQTVVYLASSAKSNATYEAINKAQALVKQTGDLSVPLHLRNAPTKLMKNLNYGAEYKYAHAYPGNFVVQEFMPKEISGTKLYEPGQNPQEEKARQSLRDKWKEKYRY, encoded by the coding sequence ATGGCAACACGCATTCCACTCGCAGAACGACTTCGTCCCCATCAGCTGAGCGACTATGTTGGGCAGCAGCATATTGTCGGGCCCGATGCGGTGCTTTATCATGCAATTCAGCAAAAAAATATTCCATCCATGATCCTTTGGGGCCCTCCGGGCGTCGGTAAGACCAGTCTGGCGCTGCTGATTGCCAAGGAGCTGGACCGGCCTTTTTTCTCGCTGAGTGCCATACAGGCTGGCGTAAAAGATATCCGCGAGGTCATCGACAAGGCCGAGCGGCTGATGAATTTCAATCAGGATCAGCCGATCCTGTTTATCGATGAGATCCACCGGTTTTCCAAGTCCCAGCAGGATTCGCTGCTTGGCGCTGTGGAGCGGGGGCTGGTCACGCTGATCGGTGCCACCACCGAAAATCCCTCCTTTGAGGTGATCTCGGCGCTCCTTTCACGCTGTCAGGTGTATGTGCTGGAACATTTGTCGGAGCAGGATCTGATTGGTCTGGTGCAGAAGGCGCTGCATGAGGATGAGTATCTCAAAAAGCAGGATATAACCATCGAAGAGTATGAAGCTCTGCTGCGGCTCTCGGGTGGCGACGCCCGCAAGCTATTGAATGTGCTTGAACTTGTCGTGAATGCCGCCATCCTGCACAGGGAGCCGATCACCAATGCCTTTGTACTGAAGCAGGTGCAGCAGAATATGGCGATCTATGACAAGGCCGGCGAGCAGCATTACGATATTATCTCGGCTTTTATTAAGTCCATCCGCGGGTCGGATCCCAACGCCGCGGTCTATTGGCTGGCACGCATGATCGAAGGGGGCGAAGATCCTTCCTTTATCGCCCGCCGTTTGCTGATTCTGGCTTCGGAAGATATCGGCAACGCCAATCCCAATGCGTTGTTGCTGGCCAATAGCTGCTTTCAGGCCGTCAATGTCATCGGCTGGCCCGAGTCACGTATTATTCTGTCGCAGACGGTGGTGTATCTGGCCAGCTCCGCCAAGAGCAATGCCACCTATGAGGCGATCAACAAGGCACAGGCTCTGGTCAAGCAGACCGGCGATCTTTCGGTGCCGCTGCATCTCCGCAATGCGCCGACCAAGCTGATGAAAAACCTCAACTACGGTGCCGAGTATAAATATGCACACGCCTACCCCGGCAACTTTGTCGTGCAGGAGTTTATGCCCAAGGAAATCAGCGGTACCAAGCTGTATGAGCCCGGACAGAATCCACAGGAGGAGAAGGCGCGGCAGAGCCTGCGGGACAAGTGGAAAGAGAAGTATAGGTATTAG
- a CDS encoding S66 peptidase family protein: MSRVPAYLQPGDKVAIVCPASFIRGNIDVGIRTLEGWGLEVVVGQTVSTAYHQFAGDDSLRAADLQWALDDPSIKAVFAARGGYGSVRIIDQIDFSAFEKQPKWLVGFSDITVLHSHIQRNYKIATIHGQMPKSFESGTEASLDTLRKALFGDNMDFTYTQSAFPNRPGEATGKLIGGNLAILLSVLGSDSDPKYSNKILFIEDVGEAYYAVDRMLWALKRAGKLRKLKGLIVGGFSSMKDNDPAFGQSVEEIVWDKVKEYDFPVAFGYPAGHIDDNHALILGRKVTLTTTTESVSLQYM; this comes from the coding sequence ATGTCCAGAGTACCTGCTTATCTTCAGCCGGGCGACAAGGTTGCCATCGTCTGTCCGGCCAGTTTTATCCGTGGAAATATCGATGTGGGGATCCGTACCCTGGAGGGCTGGGGGCTGGAGGTGGTCGTCGGCCAGACCGTGAGCACTGCGTACCATCAGTTTGCGGGCGATGACAGTCTGCGTGCTGCCGACCTGCAGTGGGCGCTGGACGATCCTTCCATTAAAGCTGTCTTTGCTGCACGCGGAGGTTACGGCAGTGTGCGCATCATCGATCAGATTGATTTTTCGGCATTTGAAAAACAGCCCAAATGGCTGGTCGGCTTTAGCGATATCACCGTACTGCATAGCCATATTCAGCGCAACTACAAAATTGCAACTATTCACGGACAGATGCCCAAATCCTTCGAATCCGGTACCGAGGCTTCGCTTGATACCCTCCGGAAGGCCCTTTTTGGCGACAACATGGATTTTACCTATACACAGTCGGCTTTCCCCAACCGTCCCGGTGAGGCGACAGGCAAACTGATCGGTGGCAATCTGGCCATTCTGCTGTCCGTCCTGGGATCAGATTCGGACCCCAAATACAGCAACAAGATTCTGTTTATCGAGGATGTCGGTGAGGCTTACTATGCTGTCGACAGGATGCTGTGGGCCCTGAAACGGGCGGGCAAGCTCAGGAAACTGAAAGGACTGATTGTGGGCGGCTTCTCCTCCATGAAAGATAATGATCCCGCTTTTGGGCAGTCTGTGGAGGAAATTGTGTGGGACAAAGTAAAAGAATATGATTTTCCGGTCGCTTTTGGGTACCCCGCGGGGCATATTGATGACAACCATGCGCTGATACTGGGCCGTAAAGTGACCCTGACGACGACGACGGAGTCAGTTAGTTTACAATATATGTAG
- a CDS encoding DoxX family protein, with protein sequence MAIWNSLGKYRDTGLLILRIGLGVMMIMHGLPKLQGGPELWAGVGKAMGNMGIHFIPAFWGFMAAATETVGGLFLLLGLFFRPSALLLAFTMIVAGLMHLSKGDGISGASHAIELFFVFFGLVFVGPGRHSVDKK encoded by the coding sequence ATGGCAATTTGGAATTCTTTGGGTAAATATAGAGACACAGGCTTGTTGATCCTGCGTATCGGGTTGGGCGTGATGATGATTATGCATGGACTGCCCAAGCTGCAGGGTGGGCCCGAGCTCTGGGCTGGCGTCGGCAAGGCCATGGGAAATATGGGTATCCATTTTATCCCTGCTTTCTGGGGCTTCATGGCCGCTGCTACCGAAACCGTGGGCGGTCTATTTCTGCTGCTGGGATTATTCTTTAGGCCTTCGGCCTTGCTGCTCGCCTTTACGATGATTGTCGCCGGACTGATGCACCTGTCCAAAGGAGACGGTATCTCAGGCGCATCCCATGCGATCGAATTATTTTTCGTGTTCTTCGGGCTGGTTTTTGTTGGGCCCGGCAGGCATTCCGTAGACAAAAAATAG